The Micromonospora sp. NBC_00421 genome contains a region encoding:
- a CDS encoding FecCD family ABC transporter permease, translated as MLLLVAVAVLSIAVGAKQLTLVEVWQGLVTTTSPEHAVVRQMRLPRTLLGLLAGAALGVAGALMQALTRNPLADPGLLGINAGASAAVATATALFGVATVRGWIWFALLGAVVVTVAVHAVGGGRQATPERLALAGAALNAVLYSYVSAMMLLDAASLDRLRFWTVGSLAVADFTTVATVAPFILAGLLVGLAGARPLNALALGDDAARALGARPALVRAGTVTAVTLLCGAATAACGPIVFVGLLVPHLVRALTGPDLRWLLPYAAVLAPVLLLGADVLGRVLGRPGELQVGLVTAVLGGPLFLRLVARR; from the coding sequence CTGCTGCTGCTCGTCGCCGTGGCGGTGCTCAGCATCGCCGTCGGCGCGAAACAGCTCACCCTCGTCGAGGTCTGGCAGGGGCTGGTCACCACCACCTCCCCCGAGCACGCGGTGGTCCGGCAGATGCGGTTGCCCCGTACGCTGCTCGGTCTGCTCGCCGGCGCGGCCCTCGGGGTGGCCGGGGCGCTCATGCAGGCGCTCACCCGCAACCCGCTGGCCGACCCGGGCCTGCTCGGCATCAACGCCGGCGCCTCCGCCGCCGTGGCCACCGCCACCGCACTGTTCGGCGTCGCCACGGTGCGGGGGTGGATCTGGTTCGCCCTGCTCGGGGCGGTGGTCGTCACCGTGGCGGTGCACGCCGTCGGCGGCGGCCGGCAGGCCACCCCGGAACGGCTGGCGCTGGCCGGGGCAGCCCTCAACGCGGTGCTCTACTCGTACGTCAGCGCGATGATGCTGCTCGACGCGGCCTCGCTGGACCGGCTGCGGTTCTGGACGGTCGGCTCGCTGGCCGTCGCGGACTTCACCACCGTCGCCACGGTGGCACCGTTCATCCTGGCCGGCCTGCTGGTCGGGTTGGCCGGGGCCCGCCCACTCAACGCCCTCGCCCTCGGCGACGACGCGGCCCGCGCACTCGGCGCCCGACCCGCCCTGGTCCGGGCCGGCACGGTCACCGCGGTCACCCTGCTCTGTGGCGCGGCCACCGCCGCCTGCGGCCCGATCGTCTTCGTCGGCCTGCTCGTCCCCCACCTGGTACGCGCACTGACCGGCCCGGACCTGCGCTGGCTGCTGCCCTACGCGGCGGTGCTCGCCCCGGTGCTGCTGCTCGGCGCCGACGTGCTCGGCCGGGTCCTCGGCCGACCCGGTGAACTCCAGGTCGGCCTGGTCACGGCCGTGCTCGGCGGGCCGCTGTTCCTGCGTCTGGTGGCCCGCCGATGA
- a CDS encoding ABC transporter substrate-binding protein has product MLPSSSSPRLSRRGLLAAGGGAALTALLAACGGGDDPAKPAANGSAGPWSFTDDRRRKIDAATAPTRVVAFTGVAAALVDFGLDSQLVGVFGETTRTDGSRDPQAGDLDVDKVTVLGNVWGEFNVEKYAALRPELLVTHMYDPDALWYVPDESRDKILQLAPSVAITTARTPMTRPIERYAELARSLGADLSAKKVTDAKARFEAAAEQVRAAVKANPGIRVMASSGSPDLFYVSNPKVSTDLMYFAELGVEIVVPTKLEAGDYFEALSWENAGKFPADLILLDNRSTALQAKDLAAKPTWAQLPAVKAGQVTPWDAVPRFSYAGAAPLLENLATAIRSAKRLG; this is encoded by the coding sequence ATGCTGCCTTCCTCGTCCTCACCCCGACTCTCCCGCCGGGGCCTGCTCGCCGCCGGTGGCGGTGCCGCCCTGACTGCCCTCCTCGCCGCCTGCGGCGGGGGTGACGACCCGGCGAAGCCCGCTGCCAACGGCTCTGCCGGCCCATGGAGCTTCACCGACGATCGCCGACGCAAAATCGACGCGGCCACCGCGCCGACCCGGGTGGTCGCCTTCACCGGGGTCGCCGCGGCGCTTGTCGATTTCGGACTCGACTCCCAGCTCGTCGGGGTGTTCGGCGAGACCACCCGCACCGACGGTTCCCGTGACCCGCAGGCCGGGGACCTCGACGTCGACAAGGTCACCGTGCTGGGCAACGTCTGGGGTGAGTTCAACGTGGAGAAGTACGCCGCGCTGCGCCCCGAGCTGCTCGTCACCCACATGTACGACCCGGACGCCCTCTGGTACGTCCCGGACGAGAGCCGGGACAAGATCCTCCAGCTCGCGCCGAGCGTGGCGATCACCACCGCCCGTACCCCGATGACCCGGCCCATCGAGCGCTACGCCGAACTGGCCCGCTCGCTCGGGGCGGACCTCTCGGCCAAGAAGGTCACCGACGCCAAGGCCCGGTTCGAGGCCGCCGCCGAGCAGGTCCGGGCGGCGGTCAAGGCCAACCCGGGCATCCGGGTGATGGCCTCCTCCGGCAGCCCCGACCTGTTCTACGTCTCCAACCCCAAGGTCAGCACCGACCTGATGTACTTCGCCGAGCTGGGCGTCGAGATCGTGGTGCCCACCAAGCTCGAAGCAGGCGACTACTTCGAGGCGTTGAGCTGGGAGAACGCCGGTAAGTTCCCGGCCGATCTGATCCTGCTGGACAACCGCTCCACAGCGTTGCAGGCCAAGGACCTCGCGGCCAAGCCCACCTGGGCGCAGCTACCCGCCGTCAAGGCCGGCCAGGTGACCCCGTGGGACGCGGTGCCCCGCTTCTCGTACGCCGGGGCGGCGCCCCTGCTGGAGAACCTGGCCACCGCGATCCGCTCCGCCAAGCGCCTCGGCTGA
- a CDS encoding ATP-grasp domain-containing protein, producing MLLIVPADPLRPRRPDPHFVAEAQAAREAGHPVAVVDHDALAAGRDVTRAVAGVPAADDAVYRGWMLSATGYAGFAGALRARQVTLRTDADRYRRAHELPGWYATAAALTPESRWTVGVDRADFDRIRTGLGSGPAVLRDWTKSAKHHWHEACFVPELADGEAAWRVATRLRELRDDDVAGGFVLRRFEPLSGVEIRTWWVGGRCVLTGPHPDTPTELPDVPVDLGPLAAVVTALDLPFVTADLAWRADGRWRLVEIGDGQVSDRPSTMAPEALVAALG from the coding sequence ATGCTGTTGATCGTCCCCGCCGACCCGCTGCGTCCCCGTCGACCGGACCCGCACTTCGTGGCGGAGGCGCAGGCCGCGCGGGAGGCCGGTCACCCGGTCGCCGTCGTCGACCACGACGCCCTCGCGGCGGGGCGGGACGTCACCCGGGCGGTCGCCGGCGTGCCCGCCGCCGACGACGCGGTCTACCGGGGCTGGATGCTCTCCGCCACCGGCTACGCGGGTTTCGCCGGGGCGCTGCGCGCCCGGCAGGTCACCCTGCGCACCGACGCCGACCGGTACCGCCGGGCCCACGAACTGCCCGGGTGGTACGCCACGGCGGCGGCGCTCACCCCGGAGTCCCGCTGGACGGTCGGCGTCGACCGGGCCGACTTCGACCGCATCCGTACCGGGTTGGGCAGCGGCCCGGCGGTGCTGCGGGACTGGACCAAATCCGCCAAGCACCACTGGCACGAGGCGTGTTTCGTGCCGGAGTTGGCCGACGGTGAGGCCGCCTGGCGGGTCGCGACCCGGCTACGCGAACTGCGCGACGACGACGTTGCCGGTGGTTTCGTGCTGCGCCGCTTCGAACCCCTGTCCGGCGTCGAGATCCGCACCTGGTGGGTGGGTGGTCGCTGCGTGCTCACCGGCCCGCATCCGGACACCCCGACGGAACTGCCCGACGTGCCGGTGGACCTCGGGCCGCTGGCCGCCGTGGTGACGGCGCTCGACCTGCCCTTCGTCACCGCCGACCTGGCGTGGCGGGCCGACGGCCGGTGGCGGCTGGTGGAGATCGGCGACGGTCAGGTCAGCGACCGCCCGTCCACGATGGCCCCGGAGGCCCTGGTCGCCGCCCTCGGCTGA